A window of Numenius arquata chromosome 10, bNumArq3.hap1.1, whole genome shotgun sequence genomic DNA:
TTGTTATTCTTTCCAAGACTAACACAGATAATGGAGGATACCAATAATATTTGGCCTTTTGCTTGTACTCGAGCCCCTAGGAGTCTGCCATACTCTTTGAACACATGCTGATGGGGTTAGGAGGGCTGGGCAGGATTTTTCTGCCTGCTGTGGTTTGTCCAGCCTGGATGGAGACACCCCAGCAAAGTCTGGAGCCACAAGCCGGGGCTGAGCACCAGTGTCCCCTTCCTTGGGCTGCTCACCTCCTCCACAGGTTTCAGGGAATTTTTGACCTCTGAGATAGTTTGATTTCATGCAAACTATTTCTTttgagcaaaagcaaagcagaagccAGCAGTTCCTCAGCCAGCTCTCCTGGCCAGCTCGCCCTCATCTGCTTCAAGCTGCCTCAAGCTTTGAGAGCTCAGGAGCCACAGCCACAAAGAGCAGAGAGCAACGGGGCAGCAGAGGGGATCTGGAAGCCTCCAggatgcagcagagccaggccagCATCTCCCGCGCGATCCCACGTCCAACAGCGATGCTGATGGATCCACATCCAACAACACTAATGGATCCATGTCCAACAGCGATGTTCATGGATCCACGTCCAACGGCAATGTTGATGGATCCATGTCCAACGGCAATGCTGCTGCACCCCTGCATGAGCTCACAGCTGAGGACAGAGCCCACCTGAGATGCTCCAGCACCCATGAGTACCCCAAGCACCCTGCCATCCTGCCCCACTCTGCTGCTCCCCGCACAGCCCTGGTGCCAGGAACGGTAGAGGAggagcctggccaccagcagccttccccaaaactgccccaagggaCCATGGCACCATCCTCTGCAGCTGGGCACAGCTCAGCACCATAAAGTGAAAGGCAGAGACTTGCCAGCatcactgtatttattttcaacTCCAAAGCAAGCCGCACTGATTTCACAGAGACTCTCCAGGCAACCGCCTGATGTTAAGGCATTTTTTAAGACATATGAAACgttttcccagctgcagctgccATCCCTGGGGCTGCCAGCGCCCACCGCCTCAGCGCAGCGTCACCAGCTCTTCAGCAGAAGTGGGGTGAATGGCGACGGTGTTGTCCAGGTCGGCCTTGGTGGCCCCCATTTTGATGGCCACAGCAAAGCCCTGCAGCATTTCGTCACAGCCCACCCCTTGCATGTGCAATCCCACCACCTTTGGGGAAGAAGTGAGAGGTCAGACAGGACCCAGCACTGAGATCCAGGCTGAAATCCAGGCttggtgctgggggagctggatCTCAGCCCAAGACTTGGTCTGAGCAGGGGATAAGAGGACAGCCAGCCCCCTGTGGCACCAGCTGTTCCCCCTGGTCCCCTCCACGCACCTTCTCCTCTTTGCCAGCGCACACCAGCTTCATGACACACTTCACCTTCCTCTGGGTGACAGCGTAGTACAAGGGGGTGAAAGATGTGCTGTAGATCTTCACGTTCTCCTTGCCATGCATGGCCACCGCTTCATCTGCAGCAGAAGACACAGCACATAGGTCAAGGGGATGCACCGTATCCCCAAGGCATTTATAAAGAGGGAGTCACAGCGCATTTTGCAAGGCTCAGACCACTTGTGGAGATCAGATCATCTCCTCCATCATCAAACCAGCAGCTCTGGGCCACAACATCCCCAGACTCTTCACCCCGCCATGCCCTGTCCGTCCCCACCTTCGGTGAGGCCCACGGTGCCGATGGGTGGGTGGCTGAAGACGACGGTGGGGATGTCATGGTAGTCCAGTCGGGAGTCCTGCTTGCTCTCAAAGAGCCTGTGGGCCAGCTTTCTGCCAGCTGCGATGGCCActgcggggagggacagggagCCTGAGCTGTGGCACAGTGTGGCACCAAGGGGCCAGGGAGGGGGTCATGGCCACCGTACCTGGGGTGAGGAGGGCTCTCCCACAGACGTCCCCAACAGCGTAGATCCCTCTCCTGGTGGTGTTCTGGTACTCATCCACCACCACATGGCCCTTGTCATCCACCTGCACACCCTGCCATGGGAAATGGCAGTCACCTTGGCACATGGCCCAGGCGGGATGGGACAAGCAATGCCCACAGGGGACCCACGCTGGTGGCCACCATGTTCCCAGCTGTGGGGGTGGCTTGGTGGGAACACCATCCTACAGCAGGCTCCAGAGACCTACAGGACCCCCTGAGACCCGTGGGACCCACAGAGACCTGTGGGATTTGTGGAGACCTGTGGGAACTCCAGAGACCTGTAGGAACTCCAGAGACCCATGGGACTCCTGGAGGCCCATTGCACCCTTGGAGACCCATAGGAGCTCCAGAGACTCATGGAACCCCTGGAGACCTGTGGGATCCCCAGAGACCCATGGGCATCCTTGCACCAGCGTggaagggctgtgctgccatctcACCACTAGGTCCAGGCACAGCTCCTCAGTGTTGGGCTCCCGCCCTACAGCCCACAGCAGGCAGTCCACATCCCGGATCACTCCCTCCGTTGGCTTGCGGCCAGGCACCGAGGAGGTCACTGTCACATCCAGCAGCCCAGAAGGGGTCTTGGTGACCGTCTTCACCTGGGGGAACAAGAGCCGTGGGGAGAGAAGGTGCCAATGGCTTTTACCTTGCAACAGGCGACAGGGCTGCACCACAGGACCAAGGATGCTGCCAAAGCTGTGGCCCACCAAGCGGTGCCCAAAACGCccgctttcccccagccctgcttctccaggggagatggcacaagctgtggggctgctcttcatGCTCATACCTTCGTGTGCTTCCAGACGTCCACCCCagtgttctccagctcctgggtgCAGTTGGAGCTGATCAGGGAGTCGAAGGTCCTCAGgacctgggcagggacccacCAGAGCCGTTAGAAGAGGGTCTGCAGGCAAACGCACCGCCTGGCAGCCCCCTCCACCGGCTTTTCCCTGTGCTCGTGCCCCATGCAGGCCCAGAGAAGTTTGGGGTGCTTCTGGTTAATGATAAAGTTCtcctctgtttgtttttcctttaatctttttctttttcttttttcaagtcACGACTTGAGATAAAGCTCACGGAAACGGGTGCGGCATCACGCAGGGCCACAGAAATGCCAGGCACGCCGGCTGGTGCTGCCGGAACGCGCCTGGCAGCACACCCACGCTCTTCCCACCCCATCTGTCCCCCCCCAGTACCTCCTTACACCCATCAGCCTAACGCCACCGTCCTCTGCACCCCCattgccacccacctgccccGACTCagaccctcctccccaccccaagggGGGATAACCCTCCCTTCTGGTCATTATGGGAGCTGATGACCAGAAAACCccatgggctgggaggggggacagcCGGTGGCACTACCGCGTCCTGGCGGATCAGCAGGGCTGACTTGGAGCCCAGCGTGGAAAGGATCCCCGCGATCTCCACCGCGATGTAGCCGGCACCGACAATAACGCTGCGCCTGCGGAGAAGCGAGGATGCCGTGTGCAGGCAAACCGAGCCACCGGCAGTGACAgcggaggagggggatgagcccCATTTTACCTGGGCAGCTCCTCCAGGTCGAAGAAGCCGTCGCTGGTGATCCCCAGGCTGGCACCTACAAAGCAGAGCCCCTTTCACACCCCTCACCGGTCCCATTTCCCACCTCCCAAAGCCCGCTTGGCTTTGGCAGCCATTCTATTCTCCCCAGGCAGCCCAGGGAATTCTGTCAGGCTCACCGGGAATTTCACTGTCGGGAGGGACAGCCGGGCGCCCGCCCGTGGCTATAAGGATGTGAGGAGCCGTGTACTTTTTCCCGTCCACCTCGATGGTAGGCTGGGGATCGGCGGTGAACTTGCCGTAGCCCCGAATGATGTCGATGTGAGCCTGAGGGGAGTAATTTAGGTGATTAGCAGTAGGAGGAGGTCAGCTAATGGAGCTAGGGCTTCCGCAGTTAAAGAGGACACTTGTTCAGGCTGGAAAAGTGGCCAGAAATCCAGCAGAGCCCGCTTCCCCGCAGGATAAATGCATCCTCACCTTCTTTACGTTATTCTCATAGATCTCATTCAGGCGCCTCACGTACGCATCACGCTTCTCTTTAATTGTTCTGGAACAGAGCGGGGGCTTAACATCACGAACCTACGGAGCTCAGCAGAAAACAATTCAATCCCTTCAGCAGACGGCAGCCAGGCCACAAAATAAAGTGGCCCCACGTTACCCAGCCTTCCCCACCCACACGAGATTTTTTGTGCCTGGCTTCCTGGCATCCCACTTTTCTGGAGTCCCTTCCCACGACCGGTTTGCCACCCCTCCTTTCGGAAGGAAATTCTGGCCGCGTTCCCAGCTCAGCATCGGTCCGCGGGCAGGGAACCCTTTGGGATAGACAACCCGCAGCCGCTCCCACAGGGAGATGCTCATTCCCAACCGGCTCTTCCCACACCTACCTCCAGTTGAACTTGACGCAGGGCGTTTCGAAGCCGTAGTCGGCGTGGTCGTGGATGAACTCCGCGTGGACCGCTGCGTTCCACatcacctgccccccccccacaaACCCCAAGTCGGCTTGGGAAAACCGGTTTGATTTTGGGGAAAATACCCCGCCACGCTTCCCGATGCCTCATCTCCGCCCGGAGCAGCCCACAGGACACAGGTCTGAGCGCTCCATGGCATCTCGATGGCTCAATTCTCTCCGagaccctgctccctccctgcaatTCCGCACCCACGCACCCCACCTGGACCGAACCCACGGCCGAGGCGCCGGTGGGGAAAGCGCCCTTACCTTCTTTGGCACGCACCCAACATTGACCTAGGGGGAAATAAAAGCAAGTCTCAGCGTTAAGAGCTTAGTTTTTCAAAGGCAACGCGCCGGAGAGGCTCCCGAGTCAGGCCGGTACCAAATCCTGACTCTCTGCCCAGAAAAATTAAAGCGGGATTACATGTTTCTGGCAAAAGAGGGCTGTAACTGCCTTTGGTGCCTCAAGGTCTTGCGGTTTGCCCGTTTCTCGTCACTTCCTTGAAGGAGAAGACGGAAGGTGCACGCTCTTCAAATACCAGtcgttgggttggtttttttttttaccattgatAATTTAAGAGATTTACTGGGAGAagggtgttttccatccctttCCTGCACTCCTGGTCCCAGTACGACAGCTCTTTCAAGGGGAACACACTTAAAGCGTAAAACTAgagcccatccctgtcccctgtctGAGGAACACgtttgtttttcctgcttgcCACCGGCTCTCCGTGCCCGCTGGCTCTGCTCTGCCGCTGCAACCGAGGTCCCGGTTGTGCTGCGCAGACCCGGCACTTGTCACCATCCCCTTATCGGCctgaaaacagccaaaaaacacccaacaccctcccggggagggggggacgggaaTCATGACCCATCCCGATTCTTGCGTGACACGGCAGCTCCGTGCATAACGCTCTGTGGCCGGGATGGCGGCTCCTGCCCTCCGGCTTCCCGCAGGACCggggccagccccgggggggggggcaaagccaGCCACGGGAACCGGGACAAgacctggggacactgggaccaGCCGCCGGGCGGGGGCAGGACCAGCCAGGGGGAACCGGGACGAGCCCCGGGGGGACAGGGACCAGCCAGGGGGGACCCAACtccccgtccgtccgtccgtcccccccccccgccccggctccccccacccGGGGAACTCACGCAGGTGCCGCCGAAGCGTCGCGGCTCCACCAAGGCGACGCGGGCTCCCAGCTCGGCCGCCCGCCgtgcccccgccagcccccccgaCCCGccgcccagcaccagcagctcgtAAGCGGCCGCCGCCATCTCTCCGGGCTCGGTatggcccccgccccgccgccccgcccccgggcCCGCCCCCGGGCCAACCCCCCCGTCCCGCCCGGTTGAGCAGCGCAGCACGGTTTGGGGCTGACAATGGCAAGTTTATTGTTTCAGGTACAGTCAGGAGGGTTGCAAGCATTTCCAGGACAAATATACAGAGGGGAGAGGgcgaaaaataacaaaaagaaaacaaccagaaaaaaaaaaaaaaaaaaaaaagaaaaaggcggCAGGATCAACACAGAAGGGGAATCGAGCTAAAAAGGGGAACGCTTTTATCCGTGTTATGACAACGTACTCCCAAAGCAGGAATCGCTTCCTTTCTCCAGTTAAGTCGATCGgtctttcaataaaataaaaagagtgGTGGGGGCAGAAGTTAGTGTGCATTTCCCTCCAAAATAAACTCTAATTCATGCCAGTTAAACACTAGAACTAAAAATTTACAAAGAAGCGTCAAAGGAGATGGAAGTGTTATTAAGAGTTACCCCTTCCTCTCTGAACAgtccagaagaaaaacaatgactACAAATACAGCAGGCAAACTGTTGGACTGATGGGTACAGGATATACATAGTGTCGTAAGGAATTCAGTCTCAAGTTGTGCTCAACGCTCTTTGTCCTCTGTATGGCACATTTTGGTCCATGATGGGGATTTTAAGTTGAGACGAACCCCGATTTCTTACAGAAACGTGTAAATATTGTTGCTCTTTAAAATGCCAGGTGGACTTCCTTCTACAAAGGTTAGGAGAGGTTTATAGGAAGTAGTCTGGGGTACGACGGGTAACATGAGGCTCTCCGCGACGAGGTGCTGGGTCAaactggaggctgcaggaaagaaaaagggatcgTTTTTTCTCCTCCACAAGGTATTTCCTGATGCCACAGTAAATCCTAGACTCGCTCTCCTGCTGCTATTGCTTTTTTCATCCCAGCTGTTTCCACGTAAAACGTTCCTGGTCCCAAAACAAGCACCCATGGGAGTTAAACCTCATCAGCTGGTGGGAACGCTGCTTAGGGAGTGAACACAACCCAGCAGTCAGCACCTCAGCAGCCCATTGCTGCTCTCATGCCAGCTCAGCTGAATGTAAAGTTCAGGCTCTCTCACCCAACCTTTACAAAGCCTAGagctaccaaaaataaaaataaatacataaatcaaTCTGTCTTTACTCTCTCCATCAAGCTTAGGCAAGAGAGGGATTAAGAAAATGCAGAAGCTCCAACTCTACAGAGAGTCGGGAAGAGGAGCTAATGCAGAACCCAAGAGAAGCTTTTAAGAGCTTAACTCACTGCCTATTTTTAGATATTCTTGCAGGTAGAGCACACAATATTAATTCCAGAGTGGTTTGAACTGGCTTTTCACAGAAGAACCCCTTTGGAAAGGATTAGACATTCCTCACAACGGTTAGGAAGAGAGAACAGCCTGAGCCAGGTTACTCACAAGGAATATTTTAAAGTGTCATCTAGTTCCATGATAGCAGCCTGGTTTCCGCAACGATAGCAGTAATTGGGCGCACTGAAAATGGTAACCACATTCCGGTCGTGGCACCAGTTATAACCCTGccagaaaaagagatttaaaaaaaaaaaaaaaaaagaaatctgttaaaCCTCAAACCTCAGCCCGTCTGAAGTTCCTCTTAAGGCCTGAAACAATCCAAGGCATTTGTGAAACTGCAGACTTCTCGTAAGTATTTCCAACTgactttgtttcatttaaaaagtacCACCATACGGCAAGAACAAGCGGTAGTTACCTAACAAAAAGAGCTTCAACTGCTCTCCAAAGAGATCTGCCATTTGTCACTCCTGTGTTTATCCATTTTGTACACAAATTATGGATTGCACCACAAAGAAACATCAAGATTTTTAGGTACGCCTTCAGCTTTCATCTACCACAAACGAGAACCCGCCTGCTGGATGCGAGCGACTTCTGACACACAGTACTACTTAAGGGATCTACTTgaactagattttaaaaatacatctggtCAATTGACCCACCTGGCATTTTTCCCGCAAGACGTACAAGAATAGCCCATCAACAGCCAAAATTATGCCTTAATCCCTGTCACATCTGACTGCTGAGTATTATAGGGCAGTCTGCTTAATGCAGCAGCAGTCTAAGTAGAGCAGTCGGCGCGTAAGGAGATTATTACTTCCACAAATGGGGTGTGACAGCGTCCCTTTGGCAATTTCCTTGGAGATGGGGTGGAAAAAAGGGCAGAACATCCCCTTATTTACATCACAGGTCAAAGCACATAAAATTATGTTCCTTGTTGTTTTCACATGGTTAAAGTCCCTCTTCAGTATTTACTTGCATAACATTTAGGTGTCATCTTATGCAAACCCATCAGCGAAAGGTCTCATAGAAGAGACAAAAATTGGCATCTATGTTTTGTTAGCCCCATCTAGCAGAGCACTTGCCCTACCTCCATGACAAGTTGGTGAGCACGGGAGACCAGTGTGAGACCATTGGCATGGTTAAATGTTTCGGAAATATCTTGCCCAAATGTGTAGCCAGCACCACGTGGAGATATACCCCAGCCGCCACGATCATCTGGATCCGACCACAACAGATCACACATAGGACCCTTGAAAAAGATTAAGTGTTCTTCATTAGATCATTAGCAAGATCATTATAAAAAGccacttttaaaatatagtttattTATAGTAAAAAGAACTGCCAGCACTTCTCTGCACAAGACAGATGAGTTTATTTAACACACGTAGTAGCGTCTAATTACTCACTGTATCACTCAGCATCCTTCCCAAAGAAATGAATACACACGCAGCTGACTGAGAAAGGAGTTCACGTAACCAGAAAACTCCTCCCACCTCCTCTTCCACGCACGCCGTTTACCATTTCACTTCAACTAGTCAAAGACATGGAGAGCAGATCCACATTCTTACTCCTGACTCTCCCAGTGTAATAAAAAAGGCCACGTGAGAAGGTATGCGCGCCCGAGGATACACAATGGGTTCCTGGTGCCAGCCAAGTTGCAATAAATTAAAGAAAGGGAAACAACCCTTAGGAGGCTACGAACTAACTTCCAGAGATTGATCTTAAGCCTTCAGCAGCCCTTCTGGCAGggtattaataatttaatttcctcTCCTAAACAGTCTATTGTTGGACCTGACATATTCAAAAATATCCTGGTGTACATCGTCTAACACTCACAAATGAAGCTCAGCAGCTTTTCTCGCTTGAGCTCCTAAGGGGCAGTAAAGACACTCTAGTATTTATCCACgtctgctgctgtttcccaccCACCGATCCAAGCTCCGCAGTAAGGATCACACTGACTACATGTGGAGGTCCTCAGGACGGC
This region includes:
- the GSR gene encoding glutathione reductase, mitochondrial, giving the protein MAAAAYELLVLGGGSGGLAGARRAAELGARVALVEPRRFGGTCVNVGCVPKKVMWNAAVHAEFIHDHADYGFETPCVKFNWRTIKEKRDAYVRRLNEIYENNVKKAHIDIIRGYGKFTADPQPTIEVDGKKYTAPHILIATGGRPAVPPDSEIPGASLGITSDGFFDLEELPRRSVIVGAGYIAVEIAGILSTLGSKSALLIRQDAVLRTFDSLISSNCTQELENTGVDVWKHTKVKTVTKTPSGLLDVTVTSSVPGRKPTEGVIRDVDCLLWAVGREPNTEELCLDLVGVQVDDKGHVVVDEYQNTTRRGIYAVGDVCGRALLTPVAIAAGRKLAHRLFESKQDSRLDYHDIPTVVFSHPPIGTVGLTEDEAVAMHGKENVKIYSTSFTPLYYAVTQRKVKCVMKLVCAGKEEKVVGLHMQGVGCDEMLQGFAVAIKMGATKADLDNTVAIHPTSAEELVTLR